The following proteins come from a genomic window of Hymenobacter canadensis:
- a CDS encoding OmpA/MotB family protein, which produces MRTSLIMLCSAGSLLLGGCNAKEIAALQQQNATLTSSRDQLQAQKTALEQDKARNEESLRSSLLNKNQQVNQLNQNLSGAEQTNTALSADLRSKEQRIAEMQRILEQKDAAVKALRQKVGDALLGFNAQDLQVNVKNGKVYVSLSEQLLFKSGSTKVDPKGQEALKKLATALQGNQDVNVLVEGHTDNVPLKGVVNGAKDNWDLSVLRATEITRILTSSGLPAAQVTPSGRSEYMPVASNDTPANKATNRRTEIILTPKLDELFQILEAN; this is translated from the coding sequence ATGCGTACTTCCCTGATTATGCTGTGCAGTGCCGGTTCTTTGCTGCTCGGCGGCTGCAACGCCAAAGAAATCGCCGCTCTGCAGCAGCAGAACGCCACGCTGACGTCTTCACGCGACCAGCTGCAGGCCCAGAAAACGGCCTTGGAACAGGACAAAGCCCGCAACGAAGAGTCTCTGCGTTCCAGCCTGCTCAACAAAAACCAGCAGGTAAACCAGCTCAACCAGAACCTGAGCGGTGCCGAACAAACCAACACCGCCCTTTCCGCCGACCTGCGCTCTAAGGAGCAGCGCATTGCCGAAATGCAGCGCATCCTGGAGCAGAAAGACGCCGCCGTGAAGGCCCTGCGCCAGAAAGTGGGCGACGCCCTGCTGGGCTTCAATGCCCAGGATCTGCAGGTGAACGTGAAAAACGGCAAAGTCTACGTGTCGCTGTCGGAGCAGCTGCTGTTCAAATCGGGCTCAACGAAAGTGGACCCCAAAGGTCAGGAGGCCCTGAAAAAGCTGGCCACTGCCCTGCAGGGCAACCAGGACGTAAACGTGCTGGTGGAAGGCCACACCGACAATGTGCCCCTGAAAGGCGTGGTGAACGGGGCCAAGGATAACTGGGACCTGAGCGTGCTGCGCGCCACCGAAATCACCCGTATCCTAACCAGCTCCGGCCTGCCCGCCGCCCAGGTGACGCCCTCGGGCCGTAGCGAATACATGCCCGTGGCCAGCAACGACACGCCCGCCAACAAGGCCACCAACCGCCGCACCGAAATCATCCTCACGCCCAAGCTCGACGAGCTGTTTCAGATCCTGGAAGCCAACTAG
- a CDS encoding S8 family serine peptidase, with protein MLSLPWAAPASFAQTAAGPPTAGYWVELRDKAGVLFSPTTYFMAAAQARRQRQHLPAADSSDFPVRPDYLRAVRQHADSVLLVSRWFNAVACRATPAQAAALAHLPGVRRVLPLAGAEVLPAAYPAAARLPASITADRPLNAADRQLARRQTRSLGADALRQAGLDGQGLRIAVFDVGFSGADKHAAFQELFQQNRVAATYDFARRKPDVFHGGSHGTEVLACLAGRLPDGTPLGLATGATYLLARTERMQREIYAEELDWLAAAEWADRNGADIINSSLGYTARRYFPEQMNGRRSLVARAASLAARKGMLVVSAAGNDGDNDDWRTVGTPADADSVLAVGGVDPDTGFHLDFSAYGPTADRRLKPNVAAFGTVLTASPGGRYARVDGTSFSSPLVAGLAACAWQQQRGLTAMQLFARLQQSATLYPYYDYAHGYGLPQASRLLQKAPPDAAGPPPTIDFVVLDSLLAVNIRPGALQPLPLYADSLILQPDDTRRVPGVGREEPRPAGSTQAASPREAGVVVLPAASYLYWHVADARGVLRRYEVVEVSQRAILRIPRRTLQPGDVVRVYYLGTTHSYPVL; from the coding sequence ATGCTAAGCCTGCCGTGGGCAGCCCCGGCAAGCTTCGCCCAAACAGCCGCCGGCCCGCCAACGGCCGGCTACTGGGTGGAGCTGCGCGACAAAGCCGGCGTGCTATTCAGCCCTACCACCTACTTCATGGCCGCCGCGCAGGCCCGCCGCCAGCGCCAGCACCTGCCCGCCGCCGACAGCTCCGACTTCCCGGTGCGGCCCGACTACCTGCGCGCCGTGCGCCAACACGCCGATTCGGTGCTGCTCGTCAGCCGCTGGTTTAATGCCGTGGCGTGCCGCGCTACGCCGGCGCAGGCGGCCGCGCTGGCCCACCTGCCGGGTGTGCGGCGCGTGCTACCGCTGGCCGGGGCCGAGGTGCTGCCCGCTGCCTACCCGGCCGCTGCCCGGCTGCCTGCTTCCATCACTGCTGACCGGCCTCTGAACGCCGCCGACCGCCAGCTGGCCCGCCGCCAAACCCGCAGCCTCGGCGCGGATGCCCTGCGCCAGGCCGGCCTCGATGGCCAGGGCCTGCGCATTGCGGTATTCGATGTGGGCTTTAGCGGCGCCGATAAGCACGCGGCGTTTCAGGAGCTGTTTCAGCAAAATAGGGTGGCGGCCACCTATGATTTCGCTCGGCGCAAGCCCGACGTGTTCCACGGCGGCAGCCACGGCACCGAGGTGCTGGCCTGCCTGGCCGGCCGCCTGCCCGACGGCACGCCGCTGGGCCTAGCCACGGGCGCCACCTACCTGCTGGCCCGCACCGAGCGGATGCAGCGCGAGATTTATGCCGAAGAGCTGGACTGGCTGGCCGCCGCCGAATGGGCCGACCGCAACGGCGCCGACATCATCAACTCCTCGCTGGGCTACACGGCGCGCCGCTACTTCCCGGAGCAGATGAACGGCCGCCGCAGCCTGGTGGCGCGGGCCGCCAGCTTGGCCGCCCGCAAAGGCATGCTGGTAGTGAGTGCCGCCGGCAACGACGGTGACAACGACGACTGGCGCACCGTAGGCACTCCTGCCGATGCCGACTCCGTGCTGGCCGTGGGCGGCGTCGACCCCGATACTGGTTTCCACCTCGACTTCAGCGCCTACGGCCCCACCGCCGACCGTCGCCTCAAGCCCAACGTGGCCGCCTTCGGTACGGTCCTGACGGCCTCACCCGGCGGCCGCTACGCCCGCGTCGATGGGACTTCCTTTTCCAGCCCGCTGGTGGCCGGGCTGGCGGCCTGCGCCTGGCAGCAGCAGCGCGGCCTCACGGCCATGCAACTCTTCGCCCGACTCCAGCAGTCGGCCACGCTCTACCCATACTACGACTATGCCCATGGCTACGGCCTGCCGCAGGCCAGCCGGCTGCTGCAGAAAGCCCCGCCGGACGCCGCCGGCCCGCCGCCCACCATCGATTTTGTGGTGCTTGACAGCTTGCTGGCCGTGAATATCCGCCCGGGGGCCCTGCAGCCGCTGCCGTTGTACGCCGACTCGCTCATCCTGCAGCCCGATGATACCCGGCGTGTGCCAGGTGTAGGGCGCGAGGAGCCCCGCCCGGCCGGATCTACGCAGGCAGCGTCGCCTAGAGAGGCAGGAGTGGTGGTTCTGCCCGCCGCCAGCTACCTCTACTGGCATGTGGCCGATGCCCGCGGCGTGCTGCGGCGCTACGAGGTAGTGGAAGTCAGCCAACGGGCCATTCTGCGCATTCCGCGCCGCACGCTGCAGCCCGGCGACGTCGTGCGGGTGTATTATCTGGGCACCACGCACAGCTATCCGGTTTTATGA
- a CDS encoding peptidoglycan DD-metalloendopeptidase family protein — MPLPVRYALFFVSFVVLAACGKQQTLQGIFQKTTPHEAYARQLRQAGLAETALGRDWLAAADRALRDSLVVTLPFQETGYFAADRATAAAFRYQVREGETVRISLTLDKNTDARVFLDAFELDPERRVTRPLASADTTALAFSYVAEDDRQHLLRVQPELLRTGRFTLRIQRAPSLSFPVRGKNDVAVGSFWGVDRDGGARRHEGIDIFAKRGTPAVAAANGYITRVNETPRGGRVVWLMDTEHSQHIYYAHLDKQLVQPGQQVRIGDTLGLVGNTGNARTTPPHLHFGVYRGGRGAVDPFPFVRRADTDPAAPRTAPGRLGEWVRVQDKRTDLRRGPLAKQATVAALPRNTPLLVVGSQADWYRVQHPNGQIGYVAARAVVPAAALRRLALSTATDLYATPAAGAATLDSLPARSSVAVLGEFGGYRLVRSAAGRLGWLASASMGS; from the coding sequence ATGCCACTCCCCGTTCGTTACGCCTTATTCTTCGTGTCCTTTGTAGTGCTTGCGGCCTGCGGCAAGCAGCAAACGCTGCAGGGCATTTTCCAGAAAACCACTCCTCACGAAGCCTATGCCCGCCAGCTGCGCCAGGCTGGCCTCGCCGAAACGGCCCTGGGCCGCGACTGGCTGGCCGCCGCCGACCGCGCCCTGCGCGACTCGCTGGTGGTGACGCTGCCGTTCCAGGAAACCGGCTATTTCGCTGCCGACCGCGCTACGGCCGCCGCCTTCCGCTACCAGGTGCGCGAGGGCGAAACCGTCCGCATCAGCCTCACGCTCGATAAAAACACCGACGCCCGCGTCTTCCTCGATGCCTTTGAGCTGGACCCCGAGCGCCGCGTTACCCGGCCGCTGGCCTCCGCCGATACCACGGCGCTGGCGTTTAGCTACGTAGCCGAGGACGACCGCCAGCACCTGCTGCGCGTGCAGCCCGAATTGCTGCGCACCGGCCGGTTCACACTGCGCATCCAGCGGGCGCCCAGCCTGAGCTTTCCGGTGCGGGGCAAAAACGACGTGGCCGTGGGCAGCTTCTGGGGCGTCGACCGCGACGGTGGCGCCCGCCGCCACGAAGGCATTGACATCTTCGCCAAGCGTGGCACACCGGCCGTGGCGGCGGCCAACGGCTACATCACTCGCGTCAACGAGACGCCACGCGGCGGCCGCGTGGTGTGGCTGATGGACACCGAGCACAGCCAGCATATCTATTACGCCCACCTTGATAAGCAGCTGGTGCAGCCCGGCCAGCAGGTGCGCATCGGCGATACGCTGGGGCTGGTGGGCAACACCGGTAATGCCCGCACTACCCCGCCGCACCTGCACTTTGGCGTGTACCGCGGCGGCCGCGGCGCCGTCGACCCGTTTCCGTTTGTACGGCGCGCGGATACCGACCCCGCTGCCCCGCGCACCGCCCCCGGCCGCCTCGGCGAGTGGGTACGCGTGCAGGACAAGCGCACCGACCTGCGCCGCGGCCCGCTGGCTAAACAGGCTACCGTGGCCGCCCTGCCCCGCAACACCCCCCTGCTGGTGGTAGGCAGCCAGGCCGACTGGTACCGGGTGCAGCACCCAAATGGCCAGATCGGCTACGTGGCGGCCCGCGCCGTAGTGCCGGCCGCCGCCCTGCGCCGCCTGGCCCTCTCCACAGCCACCGACCTTTACGCCACTCCCGCTGCCGGCGCCGCCACCCTCGACTCGTTGCCGGCTCGCAGTTCGGTGGCCGTGCTGGGCGAGTTTGGGGGCTACCGGCTGGTGCGCAGCGCCGCCGGCCGGCTCGGCTGGCTAGCCAGCGCAAGCATGGGCTCCTGA
- a CDS encoding helix-turn-helix domain-containing protein, whose product MFSAARIVAIRKSRGFSQEVLAEQSGVSLRTIQRVEQGDTVPRGHTLLALAAALQVPLEELQAAPAPADAPATVPADALIALLPETTAPPQPLPIKLPVASPANLATIPAALPANQGPTTATVVPAAAPAPTPVLRADPEFLQLLNLSALSFLVLPLLNLVVPFVLWRKQRHTIAHAAEVGRRVLGFQVLWQVGCFFAYVLLAVGQVVAVQFHRTPIKGGFLLVMVATYLLNVMTVGYYARRLRQGRLDIYPVRL is encoded by the coding sequence ATGTTTTCCGCCGCCCGTATCGTTGCCATCCGCAAAAGCAGGGGTTTCTCCCAGGAAGTGCTGGCTGAGCAGTCGGGCGTGAGCCTGCGCACCATCCAGCGGGTGGAGCAGGGCGATACCGTCCCGCGCGGCCACACGCTGCTGGCGCTGGCGGCGGCCTTGCAGGTTCCGTTGGAAGAGCTGCAGGCCGCTCCCGCACCTGCAGACGCTCCGGCCACAGTCCCGGCCGATGCTCTAATTGCGCTGCTGCCCGAAACTACCGCGCCGCCGCAACCCTTGCCCATAAAGCTGCCCGTGGCTTCGCCGGCCAACCTGGCCACTATTCCAGCCGCGCTGCCTGCCAATCAAGGCCCCACAACGGCCACTGTGGTGCCGGCGGCTGCGCCGGCCCCCACGCCCGTTCTGCGCGCCGACCCCGAGTTTTTGCAGCTGCTGAATTTGAGCGCGCTTAGCTTTCTGGTGTTGCCGCTGCTCAATCTGGTGGTGCCCTTTGTGCTGTGGCGCAAGCAGCGGCACACCATTGCGCACGCGGCCGAGGTTGGCCGGCGGGTGCTGGGCTTTCAGGTGCTGTGGCAGGTGGGCTGCTTCTTTGCTTATGTGCTGCTGGCCGTGGGGCAGGTGGTGGCGGTGCAGTTCCACAGGACCCCCATCAAGGGCGGCTTCCTGCTGGTGATGGTCGCGACGTACCTGCTCAATGTGATGACGGTGGGGTACTACGCCCGCCGCCTGCGGCAGGGGCGGCTGGATATCTATCCGGTGCGGCTGTAG